The Plasmodium knowlesi strain H genome assembly, chromosome: 5 genome has a window encoding:
- a CDS encoding trafficking protein particle complex subunit 3, putative, which produces MSKDKYQKQGDAIFAKLEKVNSELLSLTYGALVSQLLKDLELVDEVNEQLEKMGNNIGIRLIEEFLAKSDISFCEDFEETVEVIAKVAFKMFLGISGNVTCVDKETNVYSITFDRNPLSDFVELPKSLSSLNYCSLLCGVIRGALEQIRIKVNCYFVKDMLKGDDYYEIYIQLLEVMKEEILNDEES; this is translated from the exons ATGTCGAAGGATAAATATCAAAAACAAGGAGATGCCATCTTTGCCAAACTAGAAAAAGTG AATTCAGAGCTACTCTCCTTGACCTATGGCGCTCTCGTGAGTCAACTCTTAAAGGACCTGGAACTGGTGGACGAAGTTAATGAGCAGTTGGAGAAAAT GGGAAATAACATTGGCATACGACTGATAGAAGAATTTCTGGCCAAATCGGACATTTCGTTTTGTGAAGACTTCGAGGAGACCGTGGAGGTCATAGCGAAG GTGGCATTTAAGATGTTCCTAGGCATAAGCGGGAACGTGACATGTGTAGACAAAGAAACGAATGTATACTCCATAACTTTCGATCGAAACCCGCTAAGCGATTTTGTGGAGCTTCCCAAATCTTTGTCTTCTCTGAATTATTGCAGCCTGTTGTGCGGGGTCATCCGGGGAGCCCTGGAGCAG ATCCGCATAAAAGTGAACTGCTACTTTGTGAAGGACATGTTGAAGGGAGACGACTACTACGAGATTTATATTCAACTCCTGGAG GttatgaaggaagaaattttaaatgacGAAGAGTCgtga
- a CDS encoding replication factor C subunit 4, putative — protein MEEDSFKNRLLKRNIDIWIEKYRPENLDDVVGNPFVINTLKSIIVSGNMPNLLLAGAPGTGKTTSILCLASEMLGPQAKKAVLELNASDDRGINVIRDRIKSFAKEIISLPPGKHKIIILDEVDSMTTAAQQSLRRIMELYSDTTRFALACNQSEKIIDALQSRCAIIRYFKLSDDQVLKRIVKICEMENIKYTDDGLETLTFIADGDLRKAVNCLQSTYAGLEVINKENVLHICDIPSPERIENLLKFCINSEWKKAHDIAYDMIKEGHTPFDVALTSSNVLRRYDLGSESVQIEFLKIGAMACNTMASGLASVIQLDRLLADWCIAAKALRTKCVSL, from the exons ATGGAGGAAGACTCCTTTAAGAACAGACTGCTTAAGCGTAACATCGACATATGGATAGAGAAGTACCGTCCTGAGAATCTAGACGATGTAGTCGGAAATCCCTTCGTCATAAATACTCTCAAGAGTATCATCGTGTCGGGAAATATGCCCAACCTGCTCCTAGCG GGTGCCCCCGGGACTGGGAAGACCACAAGCATTCTTTGCTTGGCGAGTGAAATGTTAGGTCCCCAAGCGAAGAAAGCTGTTCTGGAATTGAACGCCTCCGACGACAGAGGAATTAACGTAATCAGAGATAGAATAAAAAGTTTCGCAAAGGAAATTATAAGTCTTCCTCCTGGAAAACACAAAATTATCATTCTAGATGAAGTGGATTCCATGACCACAGCCGCACAACAATCCTTAAGAAGAATTATGGAGTTGTACTCTGACACCACTAGATTTGCTTTAGCTTGTAATCAgtctgaaaaaattattgatgCACTTCAAAGTAGATGTGCTATTATAcgatattttaaattatccGATGATCAAGTTTTGAAAcgaattgtaaaaatttgcgaaatggaaaatatcaaGTACACAGACGACGGATTGGAAACGCTTACTTTTATAGCAGACGGAGATTTAAGAAAAGCAGTGAATTGTCTGCAGTCCACTTATGCGGGGTTAGAAGttataaataaagaaaatgtactacatatatgtgatattccttctcctgaaagaattgaaaatttactaaaattttgcattaacagtgaatggaaaaaggcaCATGATATTGCGTATGATATGATAAAGGAAGGACACACCCCTTTTGACGTTGCTCTTACATCTTCCAATGTGTTAAGGAGATATGATCTTGGCTCCGAATCTGTGCAAATcgagtttttaaaaattggtgCTATGGCTTGTAATACCATGGCCAGTGGTCTGGCAAGCGTTATCCAGCTGGATAGGTTACTCGCCGACTGGTGCATAGCAGCCAAGGCTCTCCGCACCAAGTGTGTTAGtttgtga
- a CDS encoding KIR protein, producing MVEEAKDDPLKNLPSRVHFYSKFNSSTGECAEGYNRNVKEKILHMESGAETYADSIREAECYVSRVGRSTASSSHSYYKDRCNFLYFWIGNMLSSKLTNGVLFPTIMQLIYTELDNWYGMHECKILSTNADSNLFQEMKRIFDYYHDYGTIVGITNDGKPHCKTEYEDYVDALRTAYTNVETYCKVDTKNASDDYCKWFQEKFNNTIGTIPKPTDLKCKPNPNANQAGSSGPGAVSEHGDSGGGSGGVGGMVGGTLATVGLPTIGFFLYKYTNIFDGIKKSLFGGSNNTGGRNRGRRSIGRRQHFDDTFTENDSSTLGDDGSTTLGGGGGGESSTLGGSSTDVSTIYDDDGGRRRRPSSSPSRKPYNTHQSRNIRYGRI from the exons ATGGTGGAGGAG GCAAAAGACGACCCTTTAAAGAATTTGCCCTCAAGGGTGCATTTCTATAGTAAATTCAATAGTAGTACAGGTGAATGTGCAGAAGGGTACAACCGAaatgtgaaggagaaaattctaCATATGGAGAGTGGTGCGGAGACTTATGCTGATAGTATTAGGGAAGCAGAGTGCTATGTATCCAGGGTGGGCAGGAGCACGGCGAGCAGCAGTCACTCATATTATAAGGATCGTTGCAATTTCCTCTATTTCTGGATTGGGAATATGTTATCGAGCAAATTGACAAATGGTGTTTTATTCCCGACCATTATGCAATTGATTTATACGGAATTGGACAATTGGTATGGTATGCATGAGTGCAAAATACTTAGCACAAACGCAGACAGCAACCTCTTccaagaaatgaaaagaatattCGATTATTATCATGACTATGGTACAATAGTTGGCATAACGAATGATGGTAAGCCCCATTGTAAGACGGAATATGAGGATTACGTAGATGCACTTCGTACAGCTTACACTAATGTGGAAACATACTGCAAAGTGGATACAAAGAATGCGAGTGATGATTACTGTAAATGGTTTCaagaaaaattcaataaTACCATTGGCACCATTCCCAAACCAACAGATTTGAAATGTAAACCAAATCCAAATGCGAACCAAGCCGGTTCTTCTGGTCCTGGAGCAGTTTCCGAACATGGTGATTCTGGTGGTGGTAGCGGTGGTGTAGGTGGCATGGTTGGTGGTACATTAGCAACAGTTGGATTACCAACCATCggtttctttttatacaaa tatacTAACAtatttgatggaataaaaaaatccctcTTTGGTGGCAGTAATAAtacaggaggaaggaatagggGAAGAAGATCTATTGGTCGACGACAACACTTTGACGACACTTTCACAGAGAATGATTCTTCTACACTAGGAGATGACGGTTCCACCACCttaggtggtggtggtggtggggaATCGTCCACCTTAGGTGGTAGCTCCACCGATGTTTCGACCAtctatgatgatgatggaggACGACGACGTCgaccatcatcatcaccatctAGGAAGCCATATAATACACATCAAAGCAGAAATATACGTTATGGAAGAATATAA
- a CDS encoding regulator of chromosome condensation, putative, giving the protein MGDPENWDKREANRSVREGDEVNSGSDRRIIRDEVATGDDLATRDEASAGDGKKKTASQFSILEHLSMLNRRKKLSRDDGWEVISNISKYSSDHNKETEKKKILICLGNNNFGQLGFQENVKIGIVDFSTVLINKRYPANERSRRGGLQTGGDETIGANDGGSETLVEGAPGDEAKRKPERRKRYNDLAREIRRRNNNSSFYNCQSNNTLSKNEIYNDILTRLPNDFNISTIKKIKNNEQVGMNMRKGNVHNLLERRLTTSGSGRKNISVTSGEEMKNRNTQNDKCMVKKEPHGKLLLLRKKDSTCKRRTGSVRINLSKGTDYLTRNRYKEGAMEEKKKRFFSENEKDKDYERRIHQYSDFFKTSEHLVGVSGGSCALGGVRENSQGEIQRKVDLLKQVDTSNSPNSNRHLADGRNKHGEDYLYFNPEIINCGKYHSGVVSENGFVCLWGLNCYGQLGVNPNKSIHTCYRRTKLNILKKAPEDEDKAKREKKKKKKKKNFGVKAFFSSMNTEKTVLSPYIHKLVPLKHFGHKHKVKDISLGSFHTLLLTYDGFVFTFGCNKKAQLGLPNGYHRKVSHTSRPFLLPLVVVERGMQNTHLRYGRTNTFFFSSKKTYANIAHPVISINCGAYNSALIDANRKLWIWGWNKFGQIDNSYAIEKVKKKEREEAAQVCNTCRKGGKNISMVSLKRISEMVQKGRKHIKKKFTSKENLHREDECAHMDKRQRYGKSNKLVNIPRNVKIKNKNVLQVSLGKYHSLCLTEDKSVYIWGYLKKKKKKKEAQDGDTDVEVEGEEKNYSYVMSCCGGKKYYRNITSVTEITCLSNLYISSITSSSTHTAFVAPITYIDERSTVSAGEEKAGDKFRNNILLKNGSSHFLEYYSDQVITRGGDNIFYVKYVDLIHLIRRPSEGVESYTAGQGTYPRENVYLINNSLHVSNVYNHESNYYLNFNTQEGRSPRRTNEESINNTTDRVNKILQPLLLSNNNNLSRVDSLQIFQVALGKNFAIFLTSSPSINRILNKKKIDYINNICSLDVLRKKIPERNIFIIGKSDFHHIILPSNCKETSIPICLHKNKLINEVLLRNKKHNFLNISRRKKYSDQINYCNKLLNLKKLHGKIKKSVTNCSLLYNSIDQQRFPLSLDSTIANRSSLTVYKLQSANYSTSLSRSRKSISYVQSSSDRASSNNNSNNIFHFNLGKRRDKGVGDSRGKCDSSEDRFSGDPDGRSRVGGHVRSNHVGGNGSNDSNGNGTNGNGTNGNGDEPCEGDSFRTTPQPSQSSRLTYSSMARANLSRHADANESEVSNQDGSTGGENKEKRPSTPPLCKEQKDDLLSSSNEGDLKTEHNLQIGSHLGIPNKESHVCDEPGEYYPIGMKKEVSSVCDTQNGGKQFSHRSSSSCSSGCNNQLSSGQEVERANNSVVGSFSILRRTKKAEMCREYTRGQNNEKEGEKEEKEDDKKGEKKEGEVVGEKEGEKEGEKEGRKEGVQESSNPPAKEKRKSSAFINKKKLFRNMILQAIDNMNDNFLIQKNGNGRLLDCEQVKLKFKVFKRRRSCLWNYFTYHHTKRMCPLGFNLYENIVNTTLLDVACGDYHSLILLEVDTLT; this is encoded by the coding sequence ATGGGTGATCCTGAAAATTGGGATAAAAGGGAGGCAAACAGAAGCGTCCGTGAGGGGGATGAGGTGAATAGCGGAAGTGACCGACGCATCATTAGGGATGAGGTGGCGACAGGAGATGATCTGGCTACGCGGGATGAAGCGTCGGCGGGAGacgggaagaagaagaccgCGTCCCAGTTCAGTATCCTGGAGCATCTGTCCATGCTaaacaggagaaaaaaactatcAAGGGATGATGGATGGGAGGTAATATCAAACATATCGAAATATTCATCAGACCATAACAaagaaacggaaaagaaaaagatattGATTTGTTTAGGCAACAACAATTTCGGCCAGTTAGGTTTCCAGGAGAATGTTAAAATTGGTATAGTGGACTTTTCCACTGTTCTCATTAATAAGAGGTATCCTGCAAATGAGAGGAGCCGACGGGGAGGCCTTCAAACAGGTGGAGATGAAACCATTGGCGCCAATGATGGTGGAAGCGAAACACTTGTTGAAGGAGCTCCTGGTGATGAAGCCAAGAGAAAGCCGGAAAGACGCAAAAGGTACAACGACCTCGCCAGGGAAATCAGACGACGGAACAACAACTCCTCCTTCTACAATTGCCAGTCGAACAATACCCTGAGCAAAAACGAAATATACAACGACATCTTGACCAGGCTCCCTAACGATTTTAACATCTCCACaattaagaaaataaaaaataatgaacaaGTTGGGATGAACATGAGGAAAGGAAACGTACATAACTTGCTAGAAAGGAGACTCACAACAAGCGgcagtggaaggaaaaatataagcgTCACTAGTggggaagaaatgaaaaacagaaatacACAAAATGATAAGTGTATGGTAAAGAAGGAACCACATGGAAAACTACTTCTGCTCAGGAAAAAAGACAGCACTTGCAAAAGGAGGACAGGGAGTGTCCGGATCAATCTGAGTAAGGGCACAGACTACCTGACCAGGAATAGATACAAGGAAGGAGCcatggaggagaagaagaaaaggttcttttctgaaaatgaaaaggacaAGGACTACGAAAGAAGGATCCATCAGTATAGCGATTTCTTCAAGACGAGTGAGCATTTGGTGGGAGTCAGTGGTGGCTCTTGTGCTTTAGGGGGAGTTCGTGAAAACAGCCAAGGAGAAATCCAGCGCAAAGTGGACCTGCTAAAACAAGTGGACACTAGCAACAGCCCCAACAGCAACAGGCACCTGGCAGATGGAAGGAACAAACACGGGGAGGATTATCTCTACTTTAACCCAGAGATAATAAACTGTGGCAAGTACCACTCCGGGGTTGTTAGCGAAAACGGATTTGTGTGTCTGTGGGGGCTAAACTGCTACGGACAACTGGGTGTTAATCCGAACAAGTCAATCCACACATGTTATCGGAGAACAAAATtaaacattttgaaaaaggcTCCAGAAGATGAGGACAAAgcgaagagggagaaaaaaaaaaaaaaaaaaaaaaaaaactttggAGTAAaggcatttttctcctctatGAATACAGAAAAGACAGTGCTGTCcccatacatacataaattAGTGCCCTTGAAACATTTCGGACATAAGCATAAAGTGAAGGACATAAGTTTAGGGTCGTTCCACACATTACTACTCACCTATGATGGCTTCGTTTTTACCTTTGGGTGTAATAAGAAGGCACAGTTAGGGCTGCCAAATGGCTACCACAGGAAGGTGTCCCACACGAGCAGGCCGTTCCTATTACCACTGGTGGTTGTCGAACGAGGGATGCAGAATACCCATCTACGCTATGGACGAACGAatacctttttcttctcatcgaAGAAGACTTATGCTAATATCGCACACCCAGTTATTTCCATCAACTGTGGGGCGTACAACAGTGCCCTGATCGATGCAAATAGAAAGCTGTGGATTTGGGGCTGGAATAAGTTTGGCCAGATAGACAACTCCTACGCTATTGagaaggtgaagaagaaggagcgAGAAGAAGCTGCGCAGGTGTGCAATACGTGCCGTAAGGGCGGGAAAAATATTAGCATGGTGAGCCTGAAAAGGATAAGCGAAATGgtacaaaaagggagaaaacacataaaaaaaaagtttacatCTAAGGAGAATTTACACAGGGAAGATGAATGCGCTCATATGGACAAACGTCAGAGATATGGGAAAAGCAACAAACTTGTGAATATCCCTAGAAAtgtaaagataaaaaataagaatgtaCTTCAAGTGAGTTTGGGTAAATACCATAGCCTCTGTCTGACGGAGGACAAGTCTGTGTATATATGGGGCTacttgaagaagaagaaaaaaaaaaaagaagcacaaGACGGAGATACAGATGTAGAGgtagaaggagaagaaaagaattattcATATGTTATGTCATGTTGCGGAGGTAAGAAGTACTACAGGAACATCACGAGCGTCACAGAGATAACCTGTTTGAGTAACCTGTACATCTCAAGTATTACCTCCTCCAGTACACACACGGCATTCGTTGCTCCCATTACCTACATCGATGAGAGAAGTACCGTCTCAGCAGGAGAGGAAAAAGCGGGAGACAAGTTCAGAAACAATATTCTtctgaaaaatggaagttcCCACTTCTTGGAATACTATTCTGATCAGGTCATAACAAGGGGAGGAgataacattttttacgtaaaATACGTTGACCTCATTCATTTGATTCGCAGACCATCCGAAGGGGTAGAGAGTTACACTGCAGGGCAGGGCACCTACCCAAGGGAGAATGTCTACCTGATAAATAACTCCCTCCATGTTAGTAATGTGTATAACCATGAGAGTAATTATTACCTCAATTTTAACACTCAAGAAGGGCGTTCTCCTAGGAGGACGAATGAAGAATCGATTAACAACACCACTGACCgagtaaataaaattctgCAACCACTTCTCCTCAGCAATAACAACAATCTGAGCCGTGTTGATTCACTGCAAATATTTCAAGTTGCCTTGGGGAAgaattttgccatttttttaacctccTCTCCATCCATTAATCGtattttaaacaaaaaaaaaatagattacATAAACAATATTTGCTCCTTAGAtgttttgagaaaaaaaatccccgagaggaatattttcatcattggCAAGTCTGATTTCCATCACATCATATTGCCCAGTAACTGTAAGGAGACAAGTATCCCGATCTGTCTGCACAAgaataaattaataaatgAGGTCCTCCTACGAAATAAGaagcacaattttttaaacatatctaggaggaagaaatattcGGATCAGATTAACTATTGTAACAAACTGCTAAACTTGAAAAAGCTGCatgggaagataaaaaaaagtgtgacTAACTGCAGTTTACTCTATAACAGTATAGACCAACAGAGGTTTCCCCTCAGCCTCGACTCCACTATTGCAAATAGGAGCTCTCTAACGGTGTACAAATTACAATCTGCGAATTATAGCACATCCTTAAGCAGGAGCAGAAAGTCTATATCATATGTGCAATCGTCCAGTGATCGCGCCAGCAGCAACAACAACAGCAACaatattttccacttcaACTTGGGGAAGAGGAGGGATAAGGGGGTGGGGGATAGTCGGGGCAAGTGCGATTCCTCGGAGGATCGCTTTTCCGGTGACCCGGATGGGAGGAGTCGTGTGGGGGGCCATGTGAGGAGCAACCACGTTGGCGGTAATGGCAGCAATGACAGCAATGGCAATGGAACCAATGGTAATGGAACCAATGGCAATGGAGATGAACCCTGCGAAGGCGACTCCTTCCGCACAACGCCCCAACCATCGCAGAGCTCGCGGCTGACATACTCCTCCATGGCGCGAGCCAACCTGAGCAGACACGCAGACGCAAACGAGTCGGAGGTAAGTAACCAAGATGGATCCActggaggggaaaataaagagaAGAGGCCAAGCACACCCCCCTTATGCAAAGAACAGAAGGATGATTTGTTAAGTTCATCGAACGAGGGGGACCTGAAGACGGAACACAATTTACAAATCGGATCCCATTTAGGTATTCCAAATAAAGAATCCCATGTGTGTGACGAACCTGGGGAGTACTACCCCATTGGtatgaaaaaagaagtaagcAGTGTCTGCGACACACAAAATGGTGGCAAACAGTTTTCACACAGGAGCAGCAGTAGTTGTAGTAGTGGCTGCAATAATCAGCTTTCGAGTGGCCAAGAGGTGGAAAGAGCTAACAATTCCGTGgtaggttctttttccatcttgAGGAGGACAAAAAAGGCTGAGATGTGCAGGGAGTACACGCGTGGGCAGAAtaacgaaaaggaaggtgaaaaggaagagaaagaggaCGACAagaagggagagaaaaaggaaggcgaAGTGGTCGGCGAAAAGGAAGGCGAAAAGGAAGGCGAAAAGGAAGGCAGAAAGGAAGGTGTACAGGAGAGTAGTAACCCCCCCGCGAAGGAAAAGCGCAAAAGTTCTGCattcataaataaaaaaaaactattcaGAAATATGATACTGCAAGCTATCGATAACAtgaatgataattttttaattcagaAGAATGGAAATGGAAGATTGCTCGATTGTGAACAAGTTAAGTTAAAGTTTaaagtttttaaaagaagGAGATCTTGCCTGTGGAATTACTTCACGTACCATCATACGAAGAGGATGTGTCCCTTGGGGTTCAACTTGTATGAAAATATCGTAAACACAACGCTGCTCGATGTGGCATGTGGGGATTACCACTCATTGATTTTGTTGGAGGTGGACACGCTGACGTGA
- a CDS encoding MOLO1 domain-containing protein, putative has protein sequence MSRVHFFVLPLLCFLLHGLAALAKIPIENPPFVFTNSNQDKLKRNFLNVDTPWDNDDVLAKPPYSLYVTLENFPNPFIHPSLCNRNGLSYSYLCDPNKILSRSTADKIEEILSYQRRNSSHYCADRGEVPYVLGVALIERLPYGVSAETFSSQILEHWKLGNRNCNDGILLLFVKENATFVLKWRKGAQSIINFRTATAMNKSFNMYIRRYSLEYSILRAVTLTSQYLTEEIIPPTQTAQMVVALTIGIVVGLGYLACILIVFSDAQKGNR, from the exons ATGAGTCGAGTTCACTTTTTTGTCCTACCCCTCCTCTGCTTCTTGCTGCACGGATTAGCAGCCCTTGCAAAAATTCCTATTGAAAACCCGCCCTTTGTGTTTACCAACTCGAACCAAG aCAAGCTGAAAAGAAACTTTCTTAATGTCGATACCCCATGGGATAATGATGATGTGCTGGCCAAGCCGCCATACTCACTTTATGTAACTCTGGAAAATTTCCCGAACCCTTTTATTCACCCTTCCCTGTGTAATCGAAATGGGTTGAGCTATTCCTACCTGTGCGACCCCAACAAAATCCTGTCTCGGAGCACGGCCGACAAGATAGAAG AAATTTTGAGCTACCAAAGACGAAATTCTAGCCATTACTGTGCAGACAGAGGAGAAGTCCCTTACGT ATTAGGCGTAGCGCTGATTGAGCGCCTTCCTTATGGAGTCAGCGCCGAGACATTCTCTTCCCAAATACTGGAACATTGGAAATTGGGAAACCGAAATTGCAACGACGGAATTTTGCTCCTCTTTGTGAAGGAAAACGCGACTTTTGTATTGAAGTGGAGAAAAG GTGCCCAGTCGATTATCAATTTCAGAACTGCCACCGCCATGAACAAGTCCTTTAACATGTACATACGAAGGTACTCCCTGGAGTATTCCATTTTGAGAG CGGTGACACTGACCTCACAG TACTTGACAGAGGAAATAATTCCGCCGACTCAAACGGCTCAGAT gGTTGTAGCTCTTACGATTGGCATCGTAGTAGGTTTAGGCTATCTCGCATGTATCCTAATAG TTTTCTCCGACGCGCAGAAGGGGAACAGATAA